ACCCAGTTCCGCTTCGTCCCCGGCCCGGACGGCACCGAGACGATCCAGACCGTCAGCCACCCCGACCGGCACCTCCAGGTGACCGGCGGCACGGTCACGGTCGCGGCGGGCACCGCACCCACCCCCTTCCGGCGGGTACGCCGCCCCGGCGGCGGCATCGCGCTGCACCTCGCCACCGACCCGGCCGTCCACCTGCGACACGACCGCGGCACGCTGACCACCGGCCCACGGGCCGGCACCTTCGTGCTGAGCTGACCGGCACCCCGGCCGGTCCCCGCCCCGAGCGGCGGGCACCGGCCGGGCGGGACGCCGTGGCGCCCACCCGGCCCGCTCGCCCGCGGAGCCGGCTGCCGTCAGGCGGGCTTGAGGCGTCTGCGCTCGACGATGCTGGTCGCCGTCACCACGCTCAACGGCGGCACGTCCCGCGCGACGACGGCGCCGGCGCCGACGACCGAGCCGCGGCCGATCGTCACGCCCGGGGTGACCGTGACCGCCGCACCGATCCACACGTCGTCCTCGATCACGATGGGTGCGTGGGTGATGAAGTCGTAGCGCTCGCCGAGCTCGACGGGATGCCCGGCCGTACTCAGCGTCACCCGCGGACCGATCATGACGCGGTCGCCGATCGTGATGCCACCGTAGTCGAGGAAGAAGCACCCCTGGTTGATGAACACCCGCTCCCCGAACGCCGCTCCCAGCCCGTAGTCACAGTGGAACGGCGGCAGGACCGACAGCGACTCCGGCACCGGCCCACCGAAGATCTCGGCGAGCACGGCCCGCCGCGCGTCGAGATCGTCGAACGGCAGCGCGTTGAGCCGCGACGACAGGCTCATCGCCAGCTGAACGCGCCGCGCGAACTCCCGCGACTCCGCCGTCCCCGTCCGGACCCGTTGTTCGTTGCGCACCGCCCGATGGTGGCACGGGGCCGGGTGATCAGGTCTGCAGTGCCCGTGCCGCGGTGGACGATGTGGCCGCGAGGCCGGGGCGGGCCGGTACGAAGACGGTGGGCACGCCCAGCGCCTCGTTCATCGCGGCCAGGTCGTGCTCGTGCTGCCAGTCGGTCGAGTTCCGGACCCCGCGGACGATCACGCCGCCGGCCCGCTGCCGGCAGTAGTCCGCGGTCAGCCCGGGCCAGGCGACCACCGACACGGTCGTCCAGTCCGCCGGGAGCAGAGCCCGGATCGCGGTCGCCCGGGCGGCGGCCGGCTGCGACGGCCGCTTGCCGCCGTTGACGGCGACCAGCACCGTGACGTGCGCGAACAGGCGACGCGACCGGTCGACGACGTCGAGGTGGCCGGGGGTGAAGGGGTCGAACGTGCCGGGATGGACCGCGTGGGCGGGGCCGGGACGGGGCATCGCGCCAGCCTAGCTGTGAACCGGTGCACAGACGCTTGCTCGGTGCCCGCGTCGCGGAGTGAGGTCGGTGCATGGCCCTGATCGCGTACGACGATGCCGACGCCGCGGCGTTCGCGCAGACCCGGCACCTGCGGGACGACGGCCTCGCCGGGTGGCGTGCGGCGGTCGGCCGCCACGTCCGTCCCGCTCCCGGGAAACGCCTGCTCGACCTGGGATGCGGCACCGGCAGCTGGACGCGGGCGTTCCGCTCCTGGTGGCCGGCGCTCGACGTGCTGGCGGTGGAACCCGCGGCGGCGATGCGCGAGCGCGCCGTGATCGCGCCGGTCCTGCCCGGTGCCGCCGACGACATCCCCGCCGCGCACGCGAGCCTGGACGCCGTGTGGCTCTCCACCGTCGTACACCACATCCCCGACCTGGAGGCGGCGGCCCGGGAGATCCGGCGGGTGCTGAAGCCGGGTGCGCCGGTGCTGATCCGGTCCGCGTTCGCCGGCCGGCACGAGGCGATCCACCTGTTCCGCTGGTTCCCGGAGGCGGTCGCGGTGCTCGACGGCTATCCGAGCGTCGCCGGCGTCGAGGCGGCGTTCGCCACCGCCGGATTCGGCACCGCGGCCTGCGAACCGGTCGCGCAGGTGTCCGCCCGGTCGGTGGCCGAGGCGGCCGCCACGCTCCGGCGCGCCGCGCACACCCCACTGCAACTGATCAGCGACGAGGCGTACGCGGCCGGCGTCGCCCGGCTGACCGAGGCCGCGCGCACCGGCTCCGGCCCGGTCGTCGACACGCTCGACCTGCTGGTGCTGCGCTGAGCCGCGGCCGGCGGCGACCGCCCTCGGTGCTGCTCCCGCGCCGCCGGTCCAGTCGCGGTCCAGTCGGTGCCGGCAGGCTCTGCCGCAGCGGTCACCGC
This genomic window from Catenuloplanes niger contains:
- a CDS encoding class I SAM-dependent methyltransferase — encoded protein: MALIAYDDADAAAFAQTRHLRDDGLAGWRAAVGRHVRPAPGKRLLDLGCGTGSWTRAFRSWWPALDVLAVEPAAAMRERAVIAPVLPGAADDIPAAHASLDAVWLSTVVHHIPDLEAAAREIRRVLKPGAPVLIRSAFAGRHEAIHLFRWFPEAVAVLDGYPSVAGVEAAFATAGFGTAACEPVAQVSARSVAEAAATLRRAAHTPLQLISDEAYAAGVARLTEAARTGSGPVVDTLDLLVLR
- the coaD gene encoding pantetheine-phosphate adenylyltransferase; its protein translation is MPRPGPAHAVHPGTFDPFTPGHLDVVDRSRRLFAHVTVLVAVNGGKRPSQPAAARATAIRALLPADWTTVSVVAWPGLTADYCRQRAGGVIVRGVRNSTDWQHEHDLAAMNEALGVPTVFVPARPGLAATSSTAARALQT
- a CDS encoding sugar O-acetyltransferase gives rise to the protein MRNEQRVRTGTAESREFARRVQLAMSLSSRLNALPFDDLDARRAVLAEIFGGPVPESLSVLPPFHCDYGLGAAFGERVFINQGCFFLDYGGITIGDRVMIGPRVTLSTAGHPVELGERYDFITHAPIVIEDDVWIGAAVTVTPGVTIGRGSVVGAGAVVARDVPPLSVVTATSIVERRRLKPA